One genomic window of Deinococcus misasensis DSM 22328 includes the following:
- a CDS encoding DoxX family protein — translation MSAIEKILKRKPSRKTVRNTLSGFFIFTGIMHFLLPKPFLSIMPKWVPYPEAAVAVSGVAEVAGGAALLGKKYRKWSVPWLILLLIAVYPANIHMALNADKYPVPKWIAWARLPFQPLLIWLVWWSAQKDKPEE, via the coding sequence ATGTCTGCCATCGAAAAGATTTTGAAACGCAAACCTTCCAGAAAAACCGTTCGAAACACCCTCTCTGGTTTTTTCATTTTTACGGGCATCATGCATTTCCTGCTGCCCAAACCTTTTTTGTCGATCATGCCCAAATGGGTGCCTTACCCTGAAGCTGCCGTGGCGGTCAGTGGTGTTGCCGAAGTGGCAGGAGGCGCTGCCCTGCTGGGCAAAAAATACCGCAAATGGTCGGTGCCGTGGCTGATTTTGCTGCTCATTGCGGTTTACCCGGCCAACATCCACATGGCCCTCAATGCCGACAAATACCCGGTGCCCAAATGGATCGCCTGGGCCAGACTGCCCTTTCAGCCCCTCCTGATCTGGCTGGTGTGGTGGTCTGCCCAGAAAGACAAACCCGAGGAATAA
- a CDS encoding HpcH/HpaI aldolase/citrate lyase family protein, which yields MHALELGASLYVPGTHSQLLAVANREKYPSLRSVILCTEDAVLLQHLPEALQNIQRVLKDLQDTDLKVFIRPRNIVVLQTLLDFEGIEKVQGFVLPKVEPQNLPLWMGTLKGTAFSIMPTLETRTVFDRSALEELRSMLLAQQHRVLSLRIGGNDLLGLLNMRRSRGVSAYQTPLGSLINQLVLHFKPYGFNLSAPVYDFTDDADTLIQETRMDLQYGLFGKTAIHPSQVPIIESLYRVTSTDLEMARAILATDAPAVFKFGDAMCEPATHSNWAQQVLDRFEVYGMEPGSIQLQAAND from the coding sequence ATGCACGCACTTGAACTGGGAGCATCCCTGTACGTGCCCGGAACCCACAGCCAGCTCTTGGCTGTGGCCAACCGGGAAAAATACCCTTCTTTGCGTTCGGTGATTCTGTGCACCGAAGATGCTGTGTTGCTGCAGCACCTTCCAGAGGCCCTTCAGAACATCCAGAGGGTCCTGAAAGACCTGCAAGACACCGACCTGAAGGTGTTCATCCGGCCCAGAAACATCGTGGTGCTGCAAACCCTGCTGGACTTCGAAGGCATCGAGAAGGTGCAGGGTTTTGTGCTGCCCAAAGTGGAACCGCAAAACCTGCCGCTCTGGATGGGCACCCTCAAAGGCACCGCGTTCAGCATCATGCCGACCCTGGAGACCCGCACGGTGTTTGACCGCAGCGCTCTGGAAGAGTTGCGTTCGATGCTCTTGGCCCAGCAACACCGGGTGTTGTCTTTAAGAATTGGCGGAAATGACCTGCTGGGTCTGCTCAACATGCGACGCAGCAGAGGGGTCAGTGCCTACCAGACCCCTCTGGGCTCTTTGATCAACCAGTTGGTGTTGCACTTCAAGCCCTACGGCTTCAACCTGAGCGCTCCGGTTTATGATTTCACCGACGATGCCGACACACTGATTCAGGAAACCCGCATGGACTTGCAGTACGGACTGTTTGGCAAAACCGCCATTCACCCCTCACAGGTGCCGATCATTGAGAGCCTGTACCGGGTGACCAGCACCGATCTGGAGATGGCCCGGGCCATTCTGGCCACGGACGCACCCGCAGTCTTCAAGTTTGGAGACGCCATGTGCGAACCGGCCACCCACAGCAACTGGGCGCAACAGGTGCTGGACCGCTTCGAGGTGTACGGCATGGAACCCGGCAGCATCCAGCTTCAGGCAGCCAACGACTGA
- a CDS encoding tellurite resistance TerB family protein codes for MSFFNRLKGAAQSLAGDLQKAGKQFMNREFAEGSMAACALIAAADGKIDPSERSKTAQFIMSNSMLQSFDVATLKQKFDFYCGKLEQDFDFGKIEAIQAVSKLKSKPDAARAAVQVAVVIANADGNFDEHERRVLKEICNAVAIDPAEFGA; via the coding sequence ATGAGTTTTTTCAATCGACTGAAAGGTGCAGCCCAATCCCTCGCCGGAGACCTGCAAAAAGCAGGCAAACAGTTCATGAACCGCGAGTTCGCTGAGGGCAGCATGGCAGCCTGTGCATTGATCGCCGCTGCAGATGGCAAAATCGATCCCTCTGAGCGCAGCAAGACCGCCCAGTTCATCATGAGCAACTCGATGCTGCAATCTTTTGATGTGGCCACCCTCAAGCAGAAATTTGATTTTTATTGCGGAAAACTCGAACAGGACTTTGATTTCGGCAAAATTGAAGCGATTCAAGCGGTGTCCAAACTGAAAAGCAAACCGGACGCCGCCCGCGCAGCGGTGCAAGTCGCCGTGGTGATCGCCAACGCAGACGGCAATTTCGATGAGCATGAACGACGCGTTCTGAAAGAAATTTGCAACGCTGTGGCCATCGACCCGGCAGAGTTTGGTGCTTGA